A window of the Streptomyces griseochromogenes genome harbors these coding sequences:
- a CDS encoding SigE family RNA polymerase sigma factor, translating to MDAQAQESFREFVAGRSSALLKTAVLLTGGDRHAAEDLLQNALVKAAGRWQRIDQPEAYVRRILYRQQVGRWRLKWPRREVTVAELPEAPTAPDASGAAELRLVLRTALSRLTARQRTVLVLRYFEDLPEADVARLLGCSVGTVRSTTHRSLARLRTLAPELAVFGRDSGAERRPSRDFSPVEVRS from the coding sequence ATGGATGCCCAGGCGCAGGAGAGTTTCCGGGAGTTCGTGGCCGGCCGGTCGTCGGCGCTGCTGAAGACGGCCGTCCTGCTGACCGGCGGAGACCGGCACGCCGCCGAGGACCTGCTGCAGAACGCACTGGTCAAGGCGGCCGGGCGCTGGCAGCGGATCGACCAACCGGAGGCCTACGTCCGGCGGATCCTCTATCGGCAGCAGGTCGGCCGCTGGCGGCTGAAGTGGCCGCGGCGCGAGGTCACGGTCGCCGAGCTGCCGGAGGCCCCCACGGCGCCGGACGCGTCCGGCGCCGCCGAGCTGCGGCTCGTGCTGCGCACGGCCCTGTCCCGGCTCACCGCCCGCCAGCGCACCGTGCTGGTGCTGCGGTACTTCGAGGACCTGCCCGAGGCCGACGTGGCCCGGCTGCTGGGCTGCTCGGTGGGCACCGTACGGTCCACCACCCATCGTTCCCTGGCCCGGCTGCGCACGCTCGCGCCGGAGCTGGCCGTGTTCGGCCGGGACAGCGGCGCCGAGCGGCGGCCGTCCCGTGACTTCTCGCCCGTGGAGGTGCGTTCGTGA